The Oceanispirochaeta sp. M1 genome contains a region encoding:
- a CDS encoding NADH-dependent [FeFe] hydrogenase, group A6: MSECTLNSMKIDFEPGETILTAARREGIRIPTLCFLEGKEPMSACRVCVVEVEGAPRLAAACSTPIRDGMVIMTNSPRVREARKEVVSLTLSEHEGNCSWCDRSDDCELKALAYELGIREAPEAGEKPVEYYDESTFSLVRNSAKCIKCRRCVTACNSIQGVGALYPQGRGFSTEIAPAFAGLLSTVACVQCGQCAAVCPVGAITEKTHIPQVVAALEDPKRHVIVQTAPAIRAALGECFDMPPGSLVTGKMVTALKRMGFDAVFDTNFAADLTILEEGTELLQRLKTVVKDGGEAALPQFTSCSPGWIQFTEYYYPEFLPNLSTCKSPQQMFGALAKTYYAAKAGVDPEDMTVVSIMPCTAKKFEAAREEMNDSGYQDVDYVLTTRELGRLILQSGLDFVNLPDSEMDAPLGISSGAADIFANTGGVMEAALRTVHEIVTGRPLPSEDLHIKPLSTLEGIKTLSLVLKDTVKEWNFLEDVEVRLAVAHGLANASSLLEAIKAGEETFHFVEIMTCPGGCIGGGGQPRLTNDSVRQARIDAIFREDEGKPIRKSHENPAVASLYRDFLGEPLGEKSHHLLHTGYKQKKKVNMGV, encoded by the coding sequence ATGTCTGAATGCACACTGAACAGTATGAAAATTGATTTTGAGCCGGGTGAAACCATTCTGACTGCTGCAAGAAGAGAAGGAATCCGCATACCCACTCTCTGTTTCCTTGAAGGAAAGGAGCCCATGTCGGCCTGCCGGGTATGTGTTGTGGAAGTTGAAGGTGCTCCAAGACTTGCAGCGGCCTGTTCAACCCCCATAAGAGATGGAATGGTCATTATGACAAATAGTCCCAGAGTCAGGGAAGCCAGAAAGGAAGTTGTCTCTCTGACTCTCAGTGAACATGAAGGTAACTGCAGTTGGTGTGACCGCTCTGATGACTGTGAGCTTAAGGCTCTGGCCTATGAACTCGGGATCAGAGAGGCACCGGAGGCAGGAGAAAAACCTGTAGAATACTATGATGAGTCCACGTTCTCCCTTGTGAGGAACTCTGCCAAATGCATCAAATGCAGACGCTGTGTAACAGCCTGTAACAGCATTCAGGGTGTAGGTGCCCTCTATCCCCAGGGTCGTGGGTTCAGTACAGAAATAGCACCTGCATTTGCCGGACTGCTCTCCACTGTAGCCTGTGTTCAATGCGGCCAGTGTGCTGCGGTCTGTCCCGTGGGTGCTATTACTGAAAAAACTCATATCCCCCAGGTGGTGGCAGCCCTGGAAGATCCGAAAAGACATGTAATCGTTCAGACAGCTCCTGCCATCAGAGCCGCACTGGGAGAGTGTTTTGATATGCCTCCGGGAAGCCTGGTAACTGGAAAGATGGTTACCGCACTGAAAAGGATGGGGTTTGACGCAGTATTCGATACTAACTTTGCTGCCGACCTGACCATACTGGAAGAGGGAACCGAACTGCTTCAAAGATTGAAAACTGTAGTAAAAGATGGCGGAGAAGCCGCTTTACCTCAGTTTACCAGCTGTTCTCCGGGGTGGATTCAGTTCACCGAGTATTATTATCCCGAGTTTCTGCCCAACCTCTCAACATGCAAGTCTCCCCAGCAGATGTTCGGTGCCCTGGCTAAAACCTATTATGCTGCCAAAGCCGGTGTAGACCCTGAGGATATGACAGTGGTCTCTATCATGCCCTGTACTGCTAAGAAATTTGAAGCCGCAAGAGAAGAGATGAACGACAGCGGATATCAGGATGTGGATTATGTTCTGACCACCAGAGAGCTGGGACGGCTGATCCTTCAGTCGGGTCTGGATTTCGTTAATCTTCCTGACAGTGAGATGGATGCTCCCCTTGGAATATCTTCGGGTGCGGCAGATATATTCGCCAACACCGGAGGTGTTATGGAGGCGGCCCTCAGAACTGTACATGAGATTGTCACAGGCAGGCCTCTGCCAAGTGAAGATCTTCATATTAAGCCTCTCTCCACACTGGAAGGGATTAAAACGCTGTCACTGGTTCTGAAAGATACAGTTAAAGAGTGGAACTTTCTGGAAGATGTTGAAGTACGGTTGGCCGTAGCCCATGGACTGGCAAATGCATCAAGTTTACTCGAGGCCATAAAGGCCGGTGAAGAGACTTTTCATTTTGTTGAAATAATGACCTGTCCCGGTGGATGTATCGGAGGAGGTGGTCAGCCCCGTCTTACAAACGACAGTGTAAGGCAGGCCAGAATTGATGCAATCTTCAGGGAAGATGAAGGTAAGCCCATCAGAAAGTCTCATGAGAATCCGGCTGTAGCATCTCTCTACAGAGATTTTCTGGGAGAACCGCTGGGAGAAAAATCACACCATCTTCTGCACACCGGATATAAGCAGAAGAAAAAAGTGAATATGGGAGTCTGA
- a CDS encoding FAD-dependent oxidoreductase → MNKLLIIGGVAAGATAAAKARRLNPDVEITILEAGPDVSFANCGLPYYVGGDIKSRSKLILQSPESFRDQYGVKVVTMTEAVSIDRDNKKVLARNSESGDQTEYEYDKLILAQGGKPFIPGLEGVDKKHVFSLWTLEDMDKINAYIEDEKPETAVVVGGGFIGLEMVEALRKRGLKVSVVELAPHVMSVMEAETAGFIQKEMAAWNIDVHTGRSVTAIADGNVSLDDGQKIAADMVLLSVGVKPTLKLAQDAGLSIGSSGGLEVDEYLQTSDSDIYAGGDMAEILNSVSGTKVRVPLAGPANRQGRIAAINALAADKSEKKSYKGAQGTSIVRVFDAVAGSTGLSLKLAKANGIDAQSIVIRKENHTSYYPGASLVSIQLIYAAESGKVLGAQVYGEDGVDKRLDVLATAVSAGMTVEDLGELDLAYAPPFGSANDPINMAGFTAENRISGYSPSITPEEVEAFVENKKLALIDIRDYFTFQKGHIQGAVNLAPEKVLEELAQVSEDTAILVLDDNGKTAHRVVRQLLQAGYTKSLFISGGYPGIEHLGWAGGLKFLQIPMTPPEEKSLDAVEAEDSARDIDTETAAADDGAAIVVDVRTPGEFAGGAYPDAVNIPLDELPGRMEELGATDREITVYCASGARSAYAARMMEQQGFSRITNGGGLMQMMAG, encoded by the coding sequence ATGAATAAATTACTGATTATAGGCGGTGTCGCCGCAGGAGCAACTGCAGCAGCTAAAGCAAGAAGACTTAATCCCGATGTGGAAATAACAATACTCGAAGCCGGACCGGATGTCTCTTTTGCCAACTGCGGTCTTCCCTATTATGTAGGCGGAGATATCAAGAGCCGCAGTAAACTTATTCTACAGAGTCCTGAGAGTTTCCGGGATCAGTACGGTGTTAAGGTTGTAACCATGACCGAAGCCGTCAGCATTGACCGGGATAATAAAAAAGTATTGGCACGTAACAGTGAAAGCGGTGATCAGACAGAATATGAATATGACAAACTGATACTGGCCCAGGGTGGAAAGCCTTTTATTCCCGGACTGGAAGGAGTCGACAAAAAACATGTTTTCTCCCTCTGGACTCTGGAGGATATGGACAAGATCAATGCATATATCGAAGATGAAAAACCCGAAACAGCTGTAGTTGTGGGTGGTGGATTCATCGGTCTTGAGATGGTAGAGGCACTGCGCAAAAGGGGATTAAAAGTCTCAGTTGTTGAGCTGGCACCCCATGTCATGTCAGTGATGGAAGCGGAAACAGCCGGTTTTATTCAGAAAGAGATGGCAGCCTGGAATATTGATGTACACACAGGCCGTTCTGTTACGGCAATAGCTGACGGCAATGTGAGTCTTGATGACGGACAGAAGATTGCGGCAGATATGGTCCTTCTCTCAGTAGGGGTTAAACCCACATTGAAGCTGGCTCAGGATGCGGGACTCTCAATCGGAAGCTCCGGTGGACTCGAGGTGGATGAATATCTTCAGACATCAGATTCTGATATCTATGCAGGCGGTGATATGGCAGAGATTCTTAACTCCGTATCCGGAACTAAAGTCCGTGTACCTCTAGCAGGACCTGCGAACAGACAAGGCCGAATTGCAGCCATTAATGCTCTTGCCGCTGATAAAAGTGAAAAGAAAAGCTATAAGGGTGCTCAGGGAACTTCCATCGTAAGAGTATTTGACGCGGTTGCCGGAAGTACAGGACTCAGTCTTAAACTGGCAAAGGCCAATGGAATTGATGCTCAGTCTATCGTAATAAGAAAAGAGAATCATACTTCCTACTATCCCGGAGCATCACTTGTGTCTATTCAGCTGATTTATGCAGCAGAGAGTGGAAAGGTGCTTGGTGCCCAGGTTTATGGTGAAGATGGTGTGGATAAAAGACTTGATGTACTGGCCACAGCGGTAAGTGCGGGTATGACTGTGGAAGATCTGGGAGAACTGGATCTTGCCTATGCTCCACCCTTCGGTTCTGCCAACGATCCTATCAATATGGCAGGATTTACTGCAGAGAATAGAATCAGCGGCTACAGTCCCTCCATAACTCCTGAAGAAGTGGAAGCCTTTGTTGAAAACAAAAAGCTTGCCTTAATTGATATAAGAGATTATTTCACGTTCCAGAAAGGCCATATACAGGGCGCAGTTAATCTGGCACCTGAAAAGGTATTGGAAGAGCTGGCTCAGGTTTCTGAAGATACGGCGATTCTTGTTCTGGATGATAATGGAAAGACAGCCCACAGAGTTGTTCGTCAGCTTCTACAGGCCGGTTATACCAAGAGCCTGTTTATCAGCGGTGGTTATCCCGGTATTGAGCATCTTGGATGGGCCGGTGGACTGAAGTTCCTGCAGATTCCTATGACTCCTCCTGAAGAGAAGTCTCTTGATGCTGTAGAAGCAGAGGATAGTGCCCGGGACATTGATACTGAAACTGCAGCAGCAGATGACGGAGCAGCCATTGTCGTGGATGTAAGAACTCCTGGGGAGTTTGCAGGGGGTGCATATCCCGATGCAGTCAATATTCCTCTGGATGAACTTCCCGGAAGAATGGAAGAACTGGGTGCCACTGACAGAGAAATCACTGTCTACTGTGCCTCTGGTGCCAGAAGTGCCTATGCAGCCCGAATGATGGAGCAGCAGGGGTTCAGCAGGATAACAAACGGCGGCGGTCTGATGCAGATGATGGCAGGCTGA